The following proteins are encoded in a genomic region of Streptococcus constellatus subsp. constellatus:
- a CDS encoding gluconate 5-dehydrogenase, giving the protein MTEKIFSIEQFSLKGKIALITGASYGIGFAIAKAYAEAGATIVFNDINQELVDRGLTAYHEAGISAHGYVCDVTDEAGIQAMVEQVEREVGIIDILVNNAGIIRRVPMCEMSAADFRKVIDIDLNAPFIVSKAVIPSMIKKGHGKIINICSMMSELGRETVSAYAAAKGGLKMLTRNIASEYGSANIQCNGIGPGYIATPQTAPLRELQEDGSRHPFDQFIIAKTPAARWGNPEDLMGPAVFLASDASDFVNGHILYVDGGILAYIGKQPE; this is encoded by the coding sequence ATGACAGAAAAAATTTTCTCCATAGAACAATTTTCTCTAAAGGGAAAAATCGCCCTTATCACTGGAGCTTCCTACGGAATAGGTTTTGCCATTGCCAAAGCCTACGCTGAAGCAGGAGCCACTATTGTTTTTAATGACATCAACCAAGAATTAGTTGACCGAGGTTTAACTGCTTATCATGAAGCAGGAATCTCAGCACATGGTTATGTTTGCGATGTTACTGATGAAGCTGGTATCCAAGCAATGGTTGAGCAAGTTGAGCGAGAAGTTGGCATTATTGATATTTTGGTCAACAATGCAGGCATCATTCGAAGAGTTCCTATGTGCGAAATGAGTGCAGCTGATTTTCGCAAGGTGATTGATATTGACTTAAACGCACCGTTCATTGTTTCCAAAGCCGTCATTCCTTCGATGATTAAAAAAGGACACGGAAAAATCATCAACATTTGCTCCATGATGAGCGAGCTCGGTCGCGAAACAGTTAGTGCTTACGCCGCTGCTAAAGGTGGACTCAAAATGCTAACGCGTAACATCGCTTCAGAATACGGCAGTGCTAATATTCAGTGTAATGGTATTGGTCCTGGCTATATCGCCACTCCTCAAACAGCACCATTACGCGAATTACAAGAAGATGGCTCACGCCATCCATTTGACCAATTTATCATCGCTAAAACACCTGCGGCACGCTGGGGGAATCCAGAAGACCTCATGGGACCAGCTGTTTTTCTCGCTAGTGATGCTAGCGACTTTGTCAATGGACATATTCTCTACGTTGACGGCGGTATCCTAGCTTATATCGGAAAACAACCAGAATAG
- a CDS encoding PTS sugar transporter subunit IIB, protein MTTPNIIMTRVDERLIHGQGQLWVKYLGCNTVIVANDEVSTDKIQQTLMKTVVPDSIAMRFFSLQKVIDIIHKANPAQTIFIVLKDMKDALTLVKGGVPIKEINIGNIHNAEGKEQVTRSIFLGEEDKAAIKELSQSYQVTFNTKTTPSGNDGAVEVNILDYI, encoded by the coding sequence ATGACAACACCAAATATTATTATGACCCGTGTGGATGAACGATTGATTCATGGCCAAGGACAGTTATGGGTGAAATATCTAGGCTGCAATACAGTTATCGTGGCAAATGATGAAGTGAGTACTGATAAGATTCAACAAACATTGATGAAGACGGTCGTACCAGATTCTATTGCCATGCGCTTCTTCTCGTTGCAAAAAGTTATTGATATTATTCACAAAGCAAATCCTGCTCAAACGATATTTATTGTTTTGAAAGATATGAAAGATGCACTAACTTTGGTAAAAGGTGGTGTTCCAATTAAGGAAATCAATATTGGAAATATTCATAATGCAGAAGGAAAAGAACAGGTTACACGTTCTATTTTCCTTGGAGAAGAGGATAAGGCAGCGATTAAGGAACTGAGTCAGTCTTATCAGGTAACTTTTAATACAAAAACAACTCCAAGCGGTAATGATGGAGCTGTAGAAGTAAATATATTGGATTATATTTAA
- a CDS encoding PTS system mannose/fructose/sorbose family transporter subunit IID — MTGSKLNKNDYLKTSLRAFFLQNGFNYSNYQGLGYANVMYPALKKHYGDNQEGLYKALEENCEFYNTNPHFLPFITSLHLVMLENDRPTEETRNIKMALMGPLAGIGDSLSQFCLAPLFSTIAASFAKDGLIIGPILFFLAMNTILTGIKLSTGLYGYKLGTTVIDKLSEQMATISRIANIIGVTVIAGLAATSVKMTVPITFAAGKVKAGTNQSIVSIQGMLDKVAPALLPALFTLLVYYLIKEKKWTTYKLVILTVIIGIIGSWLKILA, encoded by the coding sequence ATGACTGGATCTAAATTAAACAAGAATGATTATCTCAAAACATCTTTGCGGGCATTCTTTTTACAAAATGGCTTTAACTACAGCAATTATCAAGGGTTAGGGTATGCAAATGTTATGTATCCTGCTTTGAAAAAACACTATGGTGATAATCAAGAAGGTCTCTACAAAGCATTAGAAGAAAATTGTGAATTTTACAATACGAATCCTCACTTTCTACCCTTTATTACGAGTTTACACTTAGTTATGTTAGAAAATGATCGTCCCACAGAAGAAACACGTAACATTAAAATGGCATTGATGGGACCTTTGGCCGGGATTGGAGATTCACTTTCACAATTCTGCTTGGCACCACTCTTCTCCACAATCGCAGCTTCTTTTGCGAAAGATGGTTTGATTATTGGTCCAATCTTGTTTTTCTTGGCTATGAATACCATTTTGACAGGGATTAAATTATCTACTGGTTTGTATGGCTATAAGTTGGGAACAACTGTCATTGACAAACTAAGTGAGCAAATGGCGACTATTTCACGGATTGCTAATATCATTGGTGTGACAGTTATTGCAGGTCTAGCAGCTACTTCTGTTAAGATGACAGTGCCTATTACATTTGCCGCTGGAAAAGTAAAAGCAGGTACAAATCAAAGTATCGTGAGCATTCAAGGTATGCTTGATAAAGTAGCACCAGCGCTTTTGCCAGCTCTCTTTACTCTTTTGGTTTACTATTTGATCAAAGAAAAGAAATGGACAACCTATAAACTAGTTATTCTGACAGTTATCATTGGTATTATTGGCAGCTGGCTTAAGATTTTAGCATAA
- a CDS encoding bifunctional 4-hydroxy-2-oxoglutarate aldolase/2-dehydro-3-deoxy-phosphogluconate aldolase, whose protein sequence is MTKSDIIIELKTQKIVVVVRGKTKEEGLKASIACIKGGIKAIEVAYTNQYAGEIIKELNHLYQDDASVCIGAGTVLDAVTARDAMLAGAHYIVSPSFNSETARICNLYGIPYIPGCMTLTEITTSLEAGSEIIKLFPGSALSPKYISAVKAPIPQVAIMVTGGVNLDNVSDWFSAGADAIGIGGEFNKLASQGNYEAITTIAKQYTALK, encoded by the coding sequence ATGACTAAGTCAGATATCATTATTGAATTAAAAACACAAAAAATTGTCGTTGTTGTTCGTGGAAAGACAAAAGAAGAAGGCCTCAAAGCATCTATCGCCTGTATCAAAGGTGGTATCAAAGCTATTGAAGTTGCTTATACCAATCAATACGCTGGCGAAATTATAAAAGAGCTAAACCACCTATATCAAGATGATGCCAGTGTTTGTATCGGAGCTGGAACTGTACTGGATGCTGTAACCGCAAGAGATGCAATGCTAGCAGGTGCTCATTATATTGTTTCTCCTTCTTTCAACTCTGAAACTGCAAGAATCTGTAATCTCTATGGCATTCCCTATATTCCGGGTTGTATGACCTTAACAGAAATCACCACATCACTGGAAGCTGGCAGTGAAATCATCAAACTCTTTCCAGGAAGTGCTCTAAGTCCAAAATATATCTCTGCCGTTAAAGCACCGATTCCTCAAGTAGCTATCATGGTGACAGGTGGCGTCAATTTGGATAATGTTTCAGATTGGTTTTCTGCTGGTGCGGACGCCATTGGTATTGGTGGAGAATTTAACAAACTTGCCAGCCAAGGTAATTACGAAGCGATTACAACAATTGCTAAACAATATACCGCACTGAAGTAA
- a CDS encoding PTS mannose/fructose/sorbose/N-acetylgalactosamine transporter subunit IIC has product MSINLFQAILIGLWTAFCFSGMLLGIYTNRCIVLSFGVGIILGDLPTALTMGAIGELAYMGFGVGAGGTVPPNPIGPGIFGTLMAITSAGKVTPEAALALSTPIAVAIQFVQTFAYTVRAGAPETAMKHLKNRDMKKFKITLNATIWLFAVIGFALGCLGALSMDTLLKLVGYIPPVLLSGLTVAGKMLPAIGFAMILSVMAKKELIPFVLLGYVCAAYLKIPTIGIAIVGTIFALIEFYNKPKTADHVVEGGAHDDWI; this is encoded by the coding sequence ATGTCAATTAATTTATTTCAAGCGATTTTAATTGGTTTATGGACAGCGTTCTGTTTTAGTGGAATGCTGTTAGGGATTTATACGAACAGATGTATTGTTTTGTCATTTGGCGTAGGGATTATTTTAGGAGACCTGCCAACTGCTTTAACAATGGGAGCAATTGGTGAATTGGCTTATATGGGATTTGGTGTTGGTGCTGGAGGAACGGTTCCGCCAAATCCAATCGGACCTGGTATTTTTGGAACGTTGATGGCGATTACAAGTGCAGGAAAAGTTACGCCAGAAGCAGCACTTGCTCTATCTACTCCAATTGCCGTTGCAATTCAATTTGTACAAACTTTTGCATATACGGTACGTGCAGGTGCGCCAGAAACAGCTATGAAGCATTTGAAAAATCGTGATATGAAGAAATTCAAAATTACGTTGAATGCGACGATTTGGTTGTTTGCTGTGATTGGCTTTGCTTTGGGATGCTTGGGTGCTCTGTCAATGGATACTTTGCTGAAATTAGTAGGCTACATTCCGCCAGTATTACTTTCTGGTTTAACGGTTGCTGGTAAAATGCTTCCGGCTATTGGGTTTGCAATGATCTTATCTGTCATGGCTAAGAAAGAATTGATCCCGTTTGTATTACTAGGTTATGTTTGTGCGGCCTATCTAAAAATTCCGACAATCGGTATTGCTATTGTAGGTACAATCTTTGCTTTAATCGAATTTTACAACAAACCAAAAACAGCAGATCATGTGGTAGAGGGGGGAGCACACGATGACTGGATCTAA
- a CDS encoding PTS sugar transporter subunit IIA, which yields MKIIVIGHGNFATGIHSSLKLIAGEQEKVDAIDFVEGMSANELKEKILAAITSDEEALVLCDLLGGTPFKVASTIMGNRPDLQMNVLSGLNLAMLLETVFARMTLSFDEVAKKAVAAAHGGVVNGRELFSDDSEVIEEDFGSGI from the coding sequence ATGAAAATCATAGTTATAGGACATGGAAATTTCGCTACAGGGATTCATAGTTCTTTGAAATTGATTGCGGGCGAGCAAGAGAAAGTAGATGCTATCGATTTTGTGGAAGGCATGTCCGCAAACGAACTAAAAGAAAAAATTCTAGCTGCTATTACAAGCGACGAAGAGGCCTTAGTCTTGTGTGATTTATTAGGTGGAACGCCGTTTAAGGTGGCATCCACGATAATGGGAAATAGACCAGATTTGCAAATGAATGTTTTGTCAGGCTTGAATTTAGCTATGTTGCTGGAAACCGTTTTTGCGAGAATGACACTTTCATTTGATGAAGTTGCTAAAAAAGCAGTTGCAGCAGCACATGGCGGTGTTGTCAATGGCAGAGAGTTGTTTTCAGATGATTCAGAAGTAATAGAAGAAGATTTTGGGTCAGGAATTTAA
- a CDS encoding preprotein translocase subunit YajC encodes MNTTLLYGILIVLAGTPIILSSISHFRQQKMLQEQMEQRKTYLASLKAGDEVLLLSGIHGKIISIQDELVTLQIAKNVTIYVEKESIMGKTKEQGQKFPTSD; translated from the coding sequence ATGAATACGACTTTACTTTATGGAATATTGATTGTTTTGGCAGGAACTCCGATTATACTGTCAAGCATCAGTCATTTCCGTCAGCAAAAAATGCTTCAAGAACAGATGGAGCAACGAAAAACTTATCTAGCTTCTTTAAAAGCTGGTGATGAAGTTCTATTACTGTCTGGAATTCATGGTAAAATTATTTCCATTCAAGATGAGTTGGTGACCTTGCAAATTGCTAAGAATGTAACGATTTATGTGGAAAAAGAAAGCATAATGGGAAAGACAAAGGAACAAGGACAGAAGTTTCCAACCTCTGATTAA
- a CDS encoding heparinase II/III domain-containing protein, translating to MKQERTIFFEDFDIEYYRHYILRYQKEEYSRIQHSLERMFSHYFLFDGNWDMEPCPRKHQIQPMNWEVLFEEDPEWTYMLNRQEYLLNFVIGYLVEGDMRYIQKLKFFIFDWIEQVQEFSPQSLTTRTLDTGIRCFTWLKILLFLLELDLLEEKESQIIYRSLETQIHFMRRCYRDKYTLSNWGILQTIPMIAIYHFFSEQLDIEEEYLFAIEELQQQVQIQILEDGTQFEQSILYHVEVYKALLELCILLPELKHKYATLLGKMATYIQMMTGLDGKTIAFGDSDCTDTWDILNLSALVLEEEQLLSLKNPYLDPYSLLLVGRKGADRLATLKAQKQGTRTAFFKDSGQVCIQTPRSHFFFKNGPMGSAHAHSDQNSFCLQDQGKLIFVDSGRYTYREIGERSVLKSAWSHTGCILDETSPEIVSGSWDYENYPQSLFCDYQRVSDAHYVEGSYLASNPSSYLHTRKIIMLEEGVWFVVDDIRCAGEHELRTQFILDSQVAGSPSQVNDLKIWSEIPLALEKTFISKKYNELEESHKLVKIQKFSDRIIDATLIMDQSFTVKYHTVYQTDGRRLPNALAIEIENDCTNKLILVLNDDIYKGEKLCVVNGIKMRGKCVIYDKKTCTKIRLKS from the coding sequence ATGAAACAAGAACGAACTATTTTTTTTGAAGATTTTGATATAGAGTATTATCGACATTATATTCTTCGCTATCAAAAGGAAGAATATAGCCGCATTCAGCACTCCCTTGAACGAATGTTTAGCCATTATTTTTTGTTTGATGGAAATTGGGATATGGAGCCGTGCCCGAGAAAACATCAGATTCAGCCGATGAATTGGGAAGTGCTATTTGAAGAAGATCCAGAGTGGACGTACATGCTCAATCGGCAGGAGTATTTACTGAACTTTGTTATTGGTTACTTGGTCGAGGGAGACATGCGATATATTCAAAAATTGAAGTTTTTCATTTTTGATTGGATAGAGCAAGTACAGGAATTTTCTCCGCAATCTTTGACGACTAGAACCTTAGATACAGGGATTCGCTGTTTTACTTGGTTGAAAATTTTGCTGTTTTTACTGGAATTGGATTTGCTGGAAGAAAAGGAGTCGCAAATCATTTACCGCTCTCTTGAAACTCAGATTCACTTTATGAGAAGGTGTTATCGTGACAAATATACACTCAGTAATTGGGGGATTTTGCAGACCATTCCAATGATTGCCATCTATCATTTCTTTTCAGAACAGCTCGATATTGAAGAAGAATATCTGTTTGCAATAGAAGAATTACAGCAACAGGTACAAATTCAAATTTTGGAAGATGGCACCCAGTTTGAGCAGTCTATTTTGTATCATGTGGAAGTTTATAAAGCTCTGTTAGAATTGTGTATCTTGCTACCAGAGTTGAAGCACAAGTATGCGACTTTGTTAGGGAAAATGGCTACCTACATTCAGATGATGACAGGCTTGGATGGAAAGACGATTGCTTTTGGTGATAGCGACTGTACAGATACGTGGGATATTCTGAATTTATCTGCTCTCGTTTTAGAAGAAGAACAATTACTCTCATTAAAAAATCCATACTTAGATCCATATAGTTTGCTGTTGGTTGGGAGAAAAGGTGCTGATCGTTTAGCAACATTAAAAGCTCAAAAACAAGGAACAAGAACTGCTTTTTTCAAGGATTCTGGTCAGGTTTGTATTCAGACACCTCGGAGCCATTTCTTTTTCAAAAATGGACCGATGGGCAGCGCCCATGCTCACAGTGATCAAAATAGCTTTTGCCTACAGGATCAAGGCAAGCTAATTTTTGTGGATTCTGGTCGCTATACCTACAGAGAGATAGGAGAACGTTCTGTTCTAAAAAGTGCCTGGAGTCACACCGGATGTATCCTTGATGAGACATCGCCTGAAATAGTATCTGGTTCTTGGGATTATGAAAATTATCCACAATCTTTGTTTTGTGACTATCAAAGAGTGTCAGATGCTCATTATGTGGAAGGCAGTTATCTTGCTTCAAATCCATCTTCTTACTTGCATACTCGGAAAATCATCATGTTGGAAGAAGGTGTTTGGTTTGTAGTGGATGACATTAGATGTGCTGGAGAGCATGAATTACGAACTCAATTTATACTAGACAGCCAAGTTGCTGGTAGTCCAAGTCAAGTCAATGACCTTAAGATTTGGAGCGAGATTCCGCTGGCGTTAGAAAAAACGTTCATTTCTAAGAAATACAATGAACTGGAAGAAAGTCATAAATTGGTCAAAATACAGAAATTTTCAGATCGAATCATTGATGCCACTCTGATTATGGATCAATCATTTACTGTAAAATATCATACAGTTTATCAAACAGATGGGCGCCGGCTTCCTAATGCACTTGCAATTGAAATAGAAAATGACTGCACAAATAAACTGATCTTAGTGTTAAATGATGATATTTACAAAGGAGAAAAATTATGTGTGGTCAATGGTATTAAAATGAGAGGAAAATGTGTTATCTATGACAAAAAAACTTGTACAAAAATCAGACTAAAAAGTTAG
- a CDS encoding glycoside hydrolase family 88 protein: protein MIKKVTIEEINTPERFLEVPLLTKNEVEQAIEKVIRQLDINLDYFKEDFPTPATFDNVYPIMDNTEWTNGFWTGELWLAYEYSHDEKFKEIAHKNVLSFLERVNKRVELDHHDLGFLYTPSCMSEYKLDGDKNAKEAALKAADKLIERYQEKGGFIQAWGELGKKEHYRLIIDCLLNIQLLFFAYQETGEQKYYEIAEKHFYASVNNVIRDDASSFHTFYFDPETGHPLKGVTRQGYSDDSCWARGQSWGVYGIPLTYRHLKDESCFNLFKGVTNYFLNRLPKDHVSYWDLIFSDGSEQSRDSSATAIAVCGIHEMLKYLPEVDKDKDIYKHAMHAMLRSLIEDYASDQYKPGGTTLLHGVYSWHSGKGVDEGNIWGDYYYLEALIRFYKDWNLYW from the coding sequence ATGATTAAAAAAGTTACAATTGAAGAAATTAACACTCCTGAACGATTTTTAGAAGTTCCACTTTTGACAAAAAATGAAGTAGAACAGGCAATTGAGAAAGTCATTCGGCAGTTAGATATAAATCTTGATTATTTTAAGGAAGACTTCCCGACTCCCGCAACCTTTGATAATGTTTATCCAATTATGGATAATACAGAATGGACCAATGGTTTTTGGACGGGAGAACTGTGGCTGGCTTATGAATACAGTCATGATGAAAAATTTAAAGAAATAGCTCATAAAAATGTCTTGTCTTTCTTGGAACGGGTCAATAAAAGAGTAGAACTAGATCACCATGACTTAGGCTTTCTTTATACTCCATCGTGCATGAGTGAATATAAGTTGGATGGTGACAAAAATGCTAAAGAGGCTGCCTTAAAAGCAGCAGATAAGCTGATTGAACGCTACCAAGAAAAAGGAGGCTTTATTCAGGCTTGGGGTGAGTTAGGTAAGAAAGAACATTATCGTTTGATTATTGATTGTTTGCTCAATATTCAGTTGCTATTCTTTGCGTATCAAGAAACAGGTGAGCAAAAATATTATGAGATTGCAGAAAAACATTTTTATGCCTCTGTCAATAATGTCATTCGTGATGATGCCTCATCTTTTCACACATTTTACTTCGATCCTGAAACAGGTCATCCTCTAAAAGGTGTAACAAGACAAGGTTATAGCGATGATTCTTGCTGGGCAAGAGGACAATCTTGGGGTGTGTATGGTATTCCATTGACTTATCGCCATTTGAAAGATGAATCTTGTTTTAATTTATTCAAAGGTGTAACGAATTATTTCTTGAATCGTCTGCCAAAAGATCATGTTTCCTATTGGGATTTAATCTTTAGTGATGGTAGTGAACAGTCTCGTGATTCTTCTGCAACAGCTATTGCGGTCTGTGGGATTCATGAGATGCTGAAATACTTGCCGGAAGTAGATAAAGATAAAGACATTTACAAACATGCGATGCACGCTATGCTTCGCTCTCTGATAGAAGATTATGCTAGTGATCAGTACAAGCCTGGAGGAACGACGCTTCTTCATGGAGTGTACTCATGGCATTCTGGCAAAGGAGTAGATGAAGGCAATATATGGGGCGATTATTATTACTTGGAAGCTCTAATACGTTTCTATAAAGATTGGAATTTATATTGGTAG
- a CDS encoding sugar kinase translates to MTKLLLFGEPLIRITPVDVSSLGDQVISTTYFGGSEVNIACNLQALGICTKLFTGLPDNEIGNRFLTFLKQHDIDTSTIFRLGDRLGVYYLENGFGCRQSEVFYDRKHTSISQIRPEMLDMNSLFKGISHFHFSGITVAIDEQVREVLLCLLKEAKQRNITISMDLNLRTKMISVLEAKYEFSKFARYADYCFGIDPIMADETDLDMFPRETASLAEIENRMRHLKEIYSFKAIFHTFRSTDAQDKNVYQAYAFSDTFEQSVQLKTAVYQRVGSGDAFVSGALYQLLMQASLKDTLDFAVASATMKCTLAGDSMSKSATAIEKLLTTTKDIIR, encoded by the coding sequence ATGACGAAATTATTGCTATTTGGTGAGCCACTGATTCGAATTACGCCTGTAGACGTTTCTTCTCTTGGTGACCAAGTGATCAGCACAACTTATTTTGGCGGATCGGAAGTCAATATCGCCTGTAATTTACAGGCCTTAGGAATTTGCACAAAACTTTTTACAGGATTGCCAGATAATGAAATTGGTAATCGATTCCTAACGTTTTTGAAACAGCATGACATCGACACTAGCACTATTTTCCGACTTGGTGACCGACTTGGGGTTTATTATCTGGAAAATGGATTTGGTTGCCGCCAAAGTGAAGTTTTTTACGACCGCAAGCATACCAGTATCAGTCAGATTCGTCCTGAAATGCTGGATATGAACAGCTTGTTTAAAGGAATCAGCCATTTTCATTTCAGTGGCATCACAGTTGCCATTGATGAGCAAGTCCGCGAAGTGCTACTATGTCTCTTGAAAGAAGCAAAGCAAAGGAACATCACCATTTCTATGGATCTCAACTTGCGCACTAAAATGATTTCTGTCTTAGAAGCCAAATATGAATTTTCAAAATTCGCTCGCTATGCCGACTATTGTTTTGGAATCGATCCAATTATGGCAGATGAAACAGATCTTGACATGTTTCCAAGAGAAACAGCAAGTTTGGCGGAGATTGAAAATCGCATGCGTCATTTAAAAGAAATCTATTCTTTTAAAGCCATTTTTCATACGTTCCGCTCCACTGATGCACAAGATAAAAATGTCTATCAGGCTTATGCGTTCAGTGATACATTTGAGCAATCTGTCCAGCTAAAAACTGCTGTCTATCAACGTGTTGGAAGCGGAGATGCTTTTGTTTCTGGCGCACTCTATCAATTACTCATGCAAGCTTCTTTAAAAGATACACTTGACTTTGCTGTTGCTAGTGCGACTATGAAGTGTACTCTTGCTGGCGACAGTATGAGCAAATCTGCTACAGCCATTGAAAAATTGCTAACAACCACCAAAGATATTATTCGTTAG
- a CDS encoding RpiB/LacA/LacB family sugar-phosphate isomerase — translation MKIALINENSQAAKNHIIYDALKETTDKKGYELYNYGMYGKEGESQLTYVQNGLLAAILLNTKAADFVITGCGTGEGAMVALNSFPGVVCGLAIEPTDAYLFSQINGGNALSIPYAKGFGWGAELNLKLIFERLFAEEVGGGYPKERAIPEQRNARILNEVKKITHNDLLSVLKNIDQDFLRETIAGEHFQEYFFANCQDNEIAAYLKGLLDA, via the coding sequence ATGAAAATTGCTTTAATTAACGAAAATAGTCAAGCTGCTAAAAACCACATTATTTATGATGCCTTAAAAGAAACAACTGACAAAAAAGGATATGAACTGTACAACTACGGTATGTATGGAAAAGAAGGCGAAAGCCAATTAACTTATGTTCAAAATGGTTTACTAGCAGCCATTCTCTTAAATACAAAAGCTGCTGACTTTGTCATCACCGGTTGCGGTACTGGTGAAGGAGCAATGGTTGCTTTAAATAGTTTTCCTGGTGTGGTCTGTGGCTTGGCTATCGAACCAACAGACGCCTACCTCTTCTCTCAAATAAATGGTGGCAATGCTCTTTCAATCCCTTATGCAAAAGGCTTTGGCTGGGGTGCAGAATTAAATCTAAAATTGATATTTGAACGACTTTTTGCTGAAGAAGTTGGTGGTGGCTATCCAAAGGAAAGAGCAATTCCTGAACAACGAAATGCTCGTATTTTAAACGAGGTTAAAAAGATTACCCATAACGACCTGCTAAGCGTTCTAAAAAACATCGACCAAGATTTCTTGAGAGAAACCATTGCAGGAGAACATTTCCAAGAATACTTCTTTGCGAACTGCCAAGATAATGAAATCGCAGCTTACTTAAAAGGACTTCTTGATGCATAA